Proteins from one Staphylococcus sp. IVB6214 genomic window:
- a CDS encoding rhodanese-like domain-containing protein produces the protein MSNTAVTLLIILAALIIWMVIQYLLNKRAVEELNQEEFQQGLRKAQVIDLREKADYDYGHIVGARNIPMTIFRQRYQGLRKDQPIYLVDANGIGSYRAARTLKRKGYQELYMLKGGYKKWTGKVKSKK, from the coding sequence ATGAGTAACACAGCTGTGACTTTATTAATTATTTTAGCTGCTCTTATTATTTGGATGGTTATTCAATATCTATTGAATAAAAGAGCTGTTGAAGAATTGAATCAAGAAGAATTTCAACAAGGATTACGTAAGGCACAAGTGATTGATTTGCGTGAAAAAGCAGATTATGATTATGGACATATTGTCGGTGCTAGAAATATTCCAATGACTATTTTTCGTCAACGCTATCAAGGGCTGAGAAAAGATCAACCAATCTATCTAGTCGATGCTAATGGCATTGGGAGTTATAGAGCAGCAAGAACCCTTAAAAGAAAAGGCTATCAAGAGCTTTACATGTTAAAAGGTGGCTATAAAAAATGGACAGGCAAAGTCAAGTCCAAAAAATAG
- the gcvPB gene encoding aminomethyl-transferring glycine dehydrogenase subunit GcvPB: MTSKSSPLIFERSKEGRYAYSLPPKEIDNGVAKKLLDDKFIRKNKAEFPEVSELDLIRHYTELSNKNFGVDSGFYPLGSCTMKYNPKINEKVARIPGFTESHPLQEVDQAQGSLEIIYSLQEELKEITGMDEISLQPAAGAHGEWTALMIFKAYHIKNGDTQRDEVIVPDSAHGTNPASAVFAGFNVVTVKSNEKGEVDIDHLKELVSEKTAAIMLTNPNTLGIFETNIMEIRDIVHEAGGLLYYDGANLNAIMDKVRPGDMGFDAVHLNLHKTFTGPHGGGGPGSGPIGVKKALREFLPKPLVIKNNDKFEFDNSMEHSIGRVKPFYGNFGIYLRAYTYIRTMGYQGLKEVSEVAVLNANYMKARLKDAFVIPFDQYCKHEFVLSGTKQKKLGVRTLDMAKRLLDFGVHPPTVYFPLIVEEGMMIEPTETESKETLDHFCDVLIQIAKEAEENPDIVLEAPHTTVIDRLDETTAARKPILKFEGLKAEKE, translated from the coding sequence ATGACAAGTAAATCAAGTCCATTAATTTTCGAACGTTCTAAAGAAGGTCGTTATGCGTATTCATTACCACCAAAAGAAATTGATAACGGTGTAGCAAAAAAATTACTCGATGATAAATTTATTCGTAAAAATAAAGCAGAGTTTCCAGAAGTATCAGAATTAGATCTTATTAGACATTATACTGAGCTTTCTAATAAAAACTTCGGTGTTGATTCAGGCTTTTATCCATTAGGCTCTTGTACAATGAAGTATAACCCTAAAATTAATGAAAAAGTTGCACGTATTCCAGGATTTACAGAATCGCATCCATTACAAGAAGTTGACCAAGCACAGGGGTCATTAGAGATTATCTATTCATTACAAGAAGAATTGAAAGAGATTACTGGTATGGATGAAATCTCATTGCAACCTGCTGCTGGTGCGCATGGTGAGTGGACAGCATTAATGATTTTCAAAGCGTATCATATCAAAAATGGTGATACACAACGTGATGAAGTCATTGTACCTGACTCTGCACATGGCACAAACCCAGCTTCTGCTGTATTTGCCGGTTTCAATGTGGTCACAGTTAAGTCCAATGAAAAAGGCGAAGTTGACATCGATCACTTGAAAGAATTAGTGAGTGAGAAAACAGCTGCTATTATGTTAACAAACCCAAATACACTTGGAATCTTTGAAACAAATATTATGGAAATCCGCGATATCGTACATGAAGCAGGCGGGTTATTATACTACGATGGTGCAAACCTGAATGCCATTATGGACAAAGTACGTCCTGGTGATATGGGCTTTGATGCGGTTCACTTGAACTTACACAAAACATTCACAGGCCCACACGGTGGTGGTGGCCCTGGTTCAGGTCCAATCGGTGTTAAAAAAGCATTGCGTGAATTTTTACCAAAACCACTTGTCATCAAAAACAATGATAAGTTTGAATTCGACAACTCAATGGAACATTCTATCGGTCGAGTAAAACCATTCTACGGTAACTTTGGCATTTATCTTCGTGCTTATACGTATATCCGCACAATGGGTTATCAAGGTCTGAAAGAAGTTTCTGAAGTAGCAGTTCTAAATGCCAACTATATGAAAGCACGCTTAAAAGATGCTTTTGTTATTCCGTTTGATCAATACTGCAAGCATGAGTTTGTATTAAGTGGAACAAAACAAAAGAAATTAGGTGTACGAACTCTTGATATGGCGAAACGTCTCCTAGACTTCGGTGTACATCCACCAACAGTTTACTTCCCATTAATTGTGGAAGAGGGCATGATGATTGAGCCAACTGAAACAGAGTCTAAAGAGACACTTGATCATTTCTGTGATGTATTAATTCAAATTGCAAAAGAAGCTGAAGAGAATCCAGATATCGTTCTTGAAGCACCACATACAACTGTGATTGACCGATTAGATGAAACAACAGCAGCGAGAAAACCAATTTTAAAATTTGAAGGATTAAAAGCTGAAAAAGAATAA
- the gcvPA gene encoding aminomethyl-transferring glycine dehydrogenase subunit GcvPA has product MSHRYIPLTEKDERQMLDTIGVNSIQDLFGDVPENVLLDRNLDIADAESETQLLKRLNRVASKNITKETHTSFLGAGVYDHYAPSVVDAMISRSEFYTAYTPYQPEISQGELQAIFEFQTMICELTGMDVANSSMYDGMTSFAEACLLAWGKTKKTKLVVSKGLHYQALQVLHTYSNIRDQYEVVEVDLDGTITDLEKLQAAIDDDTAAVAVQYPNFYGSIEDLEKIKSFVEGTKALFIVYANPLALGLLTPPGEFGADIVVGDTQVFGIPSQFGGPHCGYFATTKKLMRKVPGRLVGQTQDDEGNRGFVLTLQAREQHIRRETATSNICSNQALNALASSIAMSALGKQGLQNIAEQNMENANYAKDAFKEKGFDVLEGISYNEFVVKFNHPISEINKQLLEYDIIGGFDLSVVDTSFENHMLVAVTELRTKAEIDYFVEKAGELNDK; this is encoded by the coding sequence TTGAGTCATCGTTATATTCCATTAACTGAAAAAGATGAAAGACAAATGCTAGATACAATTGGTGTTAATTCAATTCAAGATTTATTTGGTGATGTACCTGAAAATGTTTTATTAGACAGAAATTTAGACATTGCAGATGCAGAATCTGAAACGCAACTCTTAAAAAGATTAAATCGTGTCGCAAGTAAAAATATTACCAAAGAAACACACACAAGTTTCTTAGGTGCTGGGGTTTATGATCACTATGCACCTTCTGTTGTTGATGCGATGATTTCTCGCTCAGAGTTTTATACAGCTTACACACCATACCAACCTGAAATTTCTCAAGGTGAATTACAAGCAATTTTCGAATTCCAAACAATGATTTGTGAATTAACAGGCATGGATGTTGCAAACTCATCAATGTATGATGGTATGACAAGTTTTGCTGAAGCTTGCTTATTAGCATGGGGCAAAACTAAGAAAACAAAATTAGTCGTGTCAAAAGGTTTACACTATCAAGCTTTACAAGTATTACACACATACTCAAATATCAGAGATCAATATGAAGTTGTAGAAGTTGATTTGGATGGTACAATTACTGACCTAGAAAAGTTACAAGCAGCAATTGATGATGATACAGCTGCTGTTGCAGTACAATATCCAAACTTCTATGGTTCAATTGAAGACCTAGAAAAAATCAAATCATTTGTCGAAGGTACAAAAGCTTTATTTATAGTTTATGCGAATCCATTAGCACTTGGTTTATTAACGCCACCGGGAGAATTTGGTGCAGATATCGTTGTCGGTGATACACAAGTATTTGGTATCCCATCACAATTCGGTGGTCCTCATTGTGGTTACTTTGCAACTACGAAGAAATTAATGAGAAAAGTTCCGGGTCGTCTTGTTGGACAAACACAAGATGATGAAGGTAATCGTGGTTTTGTATTAACATTACAAGCACGTGAACAACATATTCGTCGTGAAACAGCTACTTCTAACATTTGTTCAAACCAAGCATTAAATGCACTTGCTTCTTCTATTGCCATGTCAGCTTTAGGTAAGCAAGGTCTACAAAATATTGCTGAACAAAATATGGAAAATGCCAATTATGCAAAAGATGCATTTAAAGAAAAAGGATTCGATGTATTAGAAGGTATCTCATATAACGAGTTCGTAGTGAAGTTTAATCATCCAATATCAGAGATCAATAAACAATTATTAGAATACGATATCATTGGCGGCTTTGATTTAAGTGTTGTGGATACATCATTTGAAAATCATATGCTTGTAGCTGTAACAGAACTGCGCACAAAAGCCGAAATTGATTATTTTGTAGAGAAAGCTGGTGAGCTCAATGACAAGTAA
- the gcvT gene encoding glycine cleavage system aminomethyltransferase GcvT, giving the protein MAQELKQTPLYQEYVAAGAKIVEFGGWAMPVQFSSIKEEHNAVRSKVGLFDVSHMGEILVEGEQALDLVQYVLSNDTDLLTEQKAQYTCLCNERGGVIDDLVVYKLNNQKLLLVVNAANTEKDYNWIVEHTSQFNAKVTNVSDDYGQLAIQGPEARQLVQDNTDVDVSELGMFEFYQNAAFFGKNVILSQSGYTGEDGFEVYCSSEDVVDLWKSLLDKGVTPCGLGARDTLRLEAGLPLHGQDLSEEITPYEGGVAFAAKPLIEADFIGKAALKEHKENGAPRRTIGIQMIEKGIPRTGYEILDLDGNEIGVVTSGTQSPSTGHSIGLGLIQRDAFEMGKEIVIQVRKRQVRAKIVKKNQIEK; this is encoded by the coding sequence ATGGCACAAGAGTTGAAACAAACACCGCTGTATCAAGAATATGTTGCTGCGGGGGCAAAAATTGTAGAGTTTGGTGGCTGGGCGATGCCTGTTCAATTTTCTAGTATCAAAGAGGAACATAATGCAGTCCGCTCAAAAGTCGGCTTGTTTGATGTCAGCCACATGGGAGAGATTTTAGTCGAGGGAGAACAAGCACTTGATTTAGTGCAATATGTCCTCTCAAATGATACAGATTTATTAACAGAACAGAAAGCACAGTACACATGTTTATGTAATGAACGTGGTGGTGTCATCGATGACCTCGTTGTATATAAATTAAATAATCAAAAATTATTACTTGTTGTTAACGCAGCAAACACTGAAAAAGACTACAACTGGATTGTAGAGCATACTAGCCAATTTAACGCTAAAGTCACAAATGTGTCAGATGACTATGGACAACTTGCTATTCAAGGACCAGAAGCACGACAACTGGTACAAGATAATACAGATGTGGATGTCAGTGAACTCGGTATGTTCGAATTTTATCAAAATGCTGCATTCTTCGGTAAAAACGTCATATTATCACAATCTGGTTACACAGGTGAGGATGGCTTTGAAGTTTACTGTTCAAGTGAAGATGTCGTTGATCTTTGGAAATCTTTACTTGATAAAGGTGTTACACCATGTGGTCTAGGCGCACGTGATACATTGCGATTAGAGGCTGGTCTTCCACTACACGGGCAAGACTTATCTGAAGAGATCACACCTTATGAAGGCGGTGTTGCTTTCGCTGCAAAACCATTAATTGAAGCAGACTTCATTGGTAAAGCAGCACTTAAAGAACATAAAGAGAATGGCGCACCAAGACGTACAATTGGTATTCAAATGATTGAAAAAGGTATTCCTCGTACAGGCTATGAGATTCTAGATTTAGATGGCAATGAAATCGGCGTTGTAACTTCTGGTACTCAATCACCATCAACAGGTCATTCGATTGGTTTAGGTCTGATTCAACGAGATGCTTTTGAAATGGGTAAAGAAATTGTAATTCAAGTAAGAAAACGACAAGTTAGAGCAAAAATCGTTAAGAAAAATCAAATTGAAAAATAA
- a CDS encoding shikimate kinase, with protein MSLLKRPIILIGFMGAGKTSVAQALAQNYQCRFVDLDEHIASSENMSIPEIFNQYGEDTFRALEHQYLQQVIDEYEIVSTGGGIISSDETFEFLKTVNADIIWLDAPFSVLYTRIKDDQNRPKAKNTPKETLKNLYSSRVSRYNEIAFMKVSTNSTFNETIATIEKNISANDQY; from the coding sequence ATGAGCTTACTGAAACGTCCAATTATTTTGATTGGCTTTATGGGCGCAGGAAAAACATCTGTTGCTCAAGCACTAGCTCAAAATTATCAATGTCGTTTTGTCGACTTAGATGAACATATCGCTTCGTCTGAAAATATGTCAATTCCTGAAATATTCAATCAATATGGTGAAGATACTTTTCGTGCCCTTGAACACCAATACTTACAACAAGTAATTGATGAGTATGAGATTGTCTCAACAGGTGGAGGTATTATATCCTCAGATGAAACATTTGAATTTTTAAAAACGGTAAATGCCGATATCATTTGGTTAGATGCGCCATTCTCCGTATTATACACAAGAATTAAGGATGATCAGAATCGACCAAAAGCAAAGAACACCCCGAAGGAAACACTAAAAAACTTGTACTCGTCACGTGTTTCACGATATAATGAAATCGCATTCATGAAGGTGTCAACGAATAGCACTTTCAATGAAACAATTGCTACAATCGAAAAAAATATTTCTGCGAATGATCAGTATTAG
- a CDS encoding competence type IV pilus minor pilin ComGF — MIESLFSLFVQMLIVVLLPALVLALINFRTSFIDDTSFLQELMAKEIAYHLHEPQAKIIGTNHQVLKIKSGLTTYRYYIQNHKLIKQVDSKGNITVLNGVKHIKFIRISTKNLKIIITFLEGNSWIEKTFII; from the coding sequence ATGATTGAGTCGCTTTTTTCGCTATTTGTACAAATGCTAATTGTCGTTTTACTTCCTGCTTTAGTCTTAGCACTTATCAACTTTAGAACAAGCTTTATAGATGATACATCATTTTTACAAGAATTGATGGCTAAGGAAATTGCATACCACTTACATGAGCCACAGGCAAAGATCATTGGTACGAATCATCAAGTTTTAAAAATTAAAAGTGGTTTAACAACGTATCGTTATTACATTCAAAACCACAAGTTAATCAAACAAGTAGATTCAAAAGGGAACATAACAGTTCTCAATGGTGTAAAGCATATTAAATTTATTCGAATCAGCACGAAAAATCTTAAAATCATTATCACATTTTTAGAAGGGAATTCCTGGATTGAAAAAACATTTATTATCTAA
- the comGD gene encoding competence type IV pilus minor pilin ComGD — protein sequence MHHKRGFTLIEMLIVLSVISLSIFIVLQHATEIYSPNNLDDQIKLLTSKIDYYQSRAIKEKQTILMVFRPSQNNIRIVFQKHHKDIIEPLSPLHLDMNSNLYTLSFNSNGEIMKFGRINFKYRSEHFSIVFHIEQGRYRVIKA from the coding sequence TTGCATCATAAAAGAGGGTTTACATTAATTGAAATGTTAATCGTTTTATCCGTAATTTCTTTATCAATATTTATTGTTCTACAACATGCCACAGAGATATATTCACCGAACAATTTAGATGATCAAATCAAGTTGTTAACGAGTAAAATTGACTATTATCAATCTCGCGCCATAAAAGAAAAACAAACCATTCTTATGGTTTTTCGACCCAGTCAAAATAATATTCGTATTGTATTTCAAAAACACCATAAAGACATAATTGAACCACTGTCTCCATTACACCTTGATATGAACAGCAACCTTTACACACTCAGTTTCAACTCGAATGGTGAGATTATGAAGTTTGGTCGTATAAATTTTAAATATCGATCAGAACATTTTTCTATTGTTTTCCATATCGAACAAGGGAGGTATCGCGTCATCAAAGCATGA
- the comGC gene encoding competence type IV pilus major pilin ComGC: MKKLFSMIKQNKAFTLIEMLLVLLIISVLLILIIPNIAKQSDHIQKTGCKAQTRLVDSQIEAYTLKFNHKPDSIDDLVREGYIKENQKTCKSGETIRIQDGEAVAS, from the coding sequence ATGAAAAAATTATTTTCAATGATAAAACAAAACAAAGCTTTTACTTTAATTGAAATGTTGCTAGTCCTTTTAATCATAAGTGTATTGCTTATATTGATTATCCCCAATATTGCAAAACAATCCGATCATATTCAAAAGACGGGTTGCAAAGCACAAACACGACTTGTCGATAGTCAGATTGAAGCTTATACATTAAAGTTTAATCACAAACCAGATTCAATTGATGATCTTGTAAGAGAAGGTTACATCAAAGAAAATCAAAAAACATGTAAATCCGGCGAAACAATCCGAATTCAAGATGGTGAGGCTGTTGCATCATAA
- the comGB gene encoding competence type IV pilus assembly protein ComGB: MRQLLENIEHKRTQAFIKTNHLLILDRTCQLLQHGFTLIESIQFVHQQLNIKDEKFNQYFLQTVVQGGSCYEIFKYLNYPDIILMQIYFAEKYSELSETLSQCYLFYAKHLKLKAQFMKAIQYPFLLLFIFLVLILTLNHTVLPEFDHMYETMQIKHTFLQSLLKVFISNFPLLLSITLLTTLSALHIFKKWLTKQSMQTQIHVLTHIPIFKKYYRLFTTYQISQQFVLFFKNGITLNDIVKIYLSQNENLFLKYIGESLRSELQKGNPFSNILRTLNCFEDNFISYIEQGEQRDKLDIELLIYNRFLMDHIQSFIKRHIKLIQPIMFLFIGLLITGVYLEMMLPVFEMMQSIQQ, from the coding sequence ATGCGGCAACTTTTAGAAAATATCGAACATAAACGTACACAGGCATTTATCAAAACAAACCATTTACTCATCTTAGACCGAACATGTCAGTTATTACAACATGGCTTTACATTGATTGAATCCATTCAATTTGTGCATCAACAACTAAATATTAAAGATGAAAAGTTTAATCAATACTTTCTACAAACAGTTGTACAAGGGGGATCTTGCTATGAAATCTTTAAATATTTAAATTATCCCGATATTATTTTAATGCAAATATATTTTGCAGAGAAATATAGCGAACTAAGCGAGACATTGTCACAATGTTATCTATTTTATGCTAAACATTTAAAGCTTAAGGCACAATTTATGAAAGCAATCCAGTATCCCTTTCTACTTCTTTTTATTTTTCTAGTACTCATTCTAACACTTAACCACACAGTGTTACCTGAATTCGACCATATGTATGAAACAATGCAAATCAAACACACTTTTCTTCAATCTCTGCTAAAGGTTTTTATTTCTAATTTTCCATTGCTATTAAGCATCACACTTTTAACGACACTTTCTGCTTTGCATATATTTAAAAAATGGCTTACAAAACAATCTATGCAAACACAAATACATGTATTAACACACATACCCATCTTCAAAAAATATTATCGCCTATTTACAACTTATCAAATATCACAACAATTTGTACTCTTTTTCAAAAATGGCATCACACTTAATGACATCGTCAAAATTTATTTATCTCAAAATGAAAATCTCTTTCTAAAATATATAGGCGAATCTTTGCGATCCGAGCTACAAAAAGGCAACCCTTTTTCTAATATTTTACGCACATTAAATTGTTTTGAAGACAATTTCATTTCATATATTGAACAAGGTGAACAACGAGATAAATTAGATATTGAATTATTGATATATAATCGATTTCTTATGGATCATATTCAATCTTTTATCAAACGACATATCAAGCTTATTCAACCAATCATGTTTCTATTTATAGGTCTACTAATCACGGGCGTTTATTTAGAAATGATGTTACCTGTTTTCGAAATGATGCAATCCATACAACAATAG
- the comGA gene encoding competence type IV pilus ATPase ComGA, translating to MQFLLDTVLQHALSEGASDIHFIPSSDHVEVKLRVNDQLSLYDSLNLETYQRLLTLLKFQAGLDVSSRHRAQSGRYIYQFKELYYLRVSTLPINLGNESCVIRITPQYFQNIALENTEDICSLMEKKQGLILFSGPTGAGKSTLMYQMVLYAKQALNLNIITIEDPVERLINGVTQISVNEKADITYNASLKAILRCDPDVILIGEIRDASIAHDVIQASLSGHLVLTTIHASDCQGVLLRLIEMGVSKQDLLQATNLIVNQRLVTTTDQKRELVYETMLHDDIQHFFDHDFQLPMAFSSLTDKLNLLKEQGVIDAATFRKYRT from the coding sequence ATGCAATTTTTGTTGGATACAGTCTTACAACATGCATTGTCTGAAGGTGCATCCGATATACATTTTATCCCATCATCGGACCATGTCGAAGTAAAACTACGTGTCAATGATCAGTTATCTTTGTACGACTCGTTAAATTTAGAGACATATCAGCGGTTATTAACACTATTAAAATTTCAAGCTGGTCTTGATGTATCTTCAAGACATCGTGCGCAAAGCGGGAGATACATTTATCAATTTAAAGAATTATATTATTTGCGTGTGTCTACTTTGCCTATTAATTTAGGCAATGAGAGTTGTGTTATTCGCATTACACCACAGTATTTTCAAAATATTGCACTGGAAAACACTGAAGATATATGTAGTTTAATGGAGAAGAAGCAAGGCCTGATACTCTTTAGTGGCCCCACTGGTGCAGGCAAAAGTACACTCATGTATCAAATGGTACTCTATGCAAAGCAAGCACTCAATCTTAATATCATTACAATAGAAGATCCAGTAGAAAGACTTATTAATGGCGTAACCCAAATATCTGTGAATGAGAAGGCAGATATTACATATAACGCATCATTAAAAGCAATATTACGATGTGACCCAGATGTCATACTGATAGGTGAGATTCGCGATGCATCTATTGCCCATGACGTGATACAAGCCAGCTTGAGTGGTCATCTTGTACTCACAACAATTCACGCCAGTGATTGTCAAGGTGTTTTATTACGCTTAATTGAAATGGGTGTATCAAAACAAGATTTACTCCAAGCAACAAATTTAATTGTAAATCAACGACTTGTCACTACAACCGATCAAAAACGAGAACTTGTATATGAAACGATGCTACACGATGATATACAGCACTTTTTTGATCATGACTTTCAACTACCAATGGCATTTTCTAGCTTAACAGATAAACTTAATTTGCTAAAAGAACAGGGGGTCATCGATGCGGCAACTTTTAGAAAATATCGAACATAA
- a CDS encoding MBL fold metallo-hydrolase: protein MKISFLTLGIAETNAYFVENDSELLLIDPSGEPEKIISKLSSMDKPLIGILLTHAHFDHIAALDEVLAYKDVPVYMHLEEVDFLVDPEKNGSAKFAIHGFPIITSQATPKLQEEGEMQIGQFKITALHTPGHSPGSLTYVFEDFAIVGDTLFNNGIGRTDLYRGNYETLIDSIKDKLFELDETLPLYPGHGPSTTIEQEYMNPFLNG from the coding sequence ATGAAAATATCATTTTTAACGCTTGGTATAGCTGAGACAAACGCATATTTTGTAGAGAATGATTCAGAGCTGCTATTGATAGACCCGTCTGGCGAACCAGAAAAAATCATCTCTAAACTATCGTCTATGGATAAACCATTAATTGGTATTCTTTTGACACATGCGCATTTTGATCACATTGCTGCGCTAGATGAAGTATTGGCATACAAAGATGTTCCTGTATATATGCATCTAGAAGAAGTAGACTTTTTAGTAGATCCAGAAAAAAACGGTTCGGCGAAATTCGCAATACATGGTTTCCCAATAATTACGAGTCAAGCAACACCTAAACTTCAAGAAGAAGGTGAGATGCAGATCGGTCAATTTAAAATAACTGCATTGCATACACCGGGTCATTCACCAGGAAGCTTGACTTATGTATTCGAAGACTTTGCTATTGTTGGAGACACATTATTTAATAATGGAATTGGGCGTACAGACCTATATCGAGGTAATTATGAAACCTTAATTGATTCAATCAAGGATAAACTTTTTGAACTAGATGAAACATTACCGTTATATCCAGGTCATGGGCCTTCAACTACAATTGAACAAGAATACATGAATCCATTTTTAAACGGATAA
- a CDS encoding MTH1187 family thiamine-binding protein, whose amino-acid sequence MAIVDVVVIPVGTEGPSVSKYIAEIQTKLESFKQEGKINYQLTPMNTLIEGDLKDLFEVIQAIHELPFNKGLDRVCTNIRIDDRRDIEREMNDKLASVQKHLK is encoded by the coding sequence ATGGCAATTGTAGATGTAGTCGTTATCCCAGTAGGAACAGAAGGTCCAAGTGTCAGTAAGTATATTGCAGAAATTCAAACAAAATTAGAATCGTTCAAACAAGAAGGTAAAATTAACTATCAATTAACACCAATGAACACTTTGATTGAGGGCGATTTGAAGGATTTGTTTGAAGTGATTCAAGCGATTCACGAATTACCATTCAACAAAGGATTAGACCGTGTATGTACAAACATTCGTATTGATGATCGACGAGATATTGAACGTGAAATGAATGATAAACTTGCATCAGTTCAAAAACATCTGAAATAA
- a CDS encoding ROK family glucokinase, translating into MKHKIILSADIGGTTCKLGIFDQNLHCIEKWAIHTDTTDQSGFMLLKQIHDAFVEKVTMLDYQIEHVIGIGIGVPGPVDFESGVVRGAVNLNWPESVPVAKIMTDLLGRPVIVDNDANVAALGEMHKGAGQSHSDIAMITLGTGVGGGIVSNGKIVHGHNGSGAEIGHIRVDHDQRFKCNCGKSGCIETVASATGVVNLAHYYHPQLSDQSQLLPLINNKSVSAKDVFDAAKSGDLFSLHIVEKVSQYIAYLASILSVTANPKYIIIGGGMSEAGHILIENIKTAYQQIAFTPAQEGTEILQAQLGNDAGIVGAAGLIKTYILEKE; encoded by the coding sequence ATGAAGCATAAGATTATACTTTCCGCTGATATCGGTGGAACAACTTGTAAATTAGGTATTTTTGATCAAAATTTGCATTGCATTGAAAAATGGGCGATTCACACTGATACTACCGATCAATCAGGGTTCATGTTACTCAAGCAAATACACGATGCTTTCGTCGAAAAAGTAACTATGTTAGATTATCAAATAGAGCATGTCATTGGCATTGGTATCGGTGTCCCCGGTCCGGTTGATTTTGAATCAGGAGTTGTACGTGGTGCTGTGAACTTAAATTGGCCTGAAAGTGTGCCGGTTGCCAAAATAATGACTGATTTATTAGGGCGACCCGTCATTGTAGACAATGATGCTAATGTTGCAGCACTCGGAGAAATGCACAAAGGTGCCGGCCAAAGTCATTCTGATATCGCAATGATCACATTGGGCACAGGTGTAGGGGGCGGTATTGTCAGCAATGGCAAAATTGTACATGGACATAATGGTTCAGGCGCAGAAATTGGTCATATTCGTGTCGATCACGATCAACGTTTCAAATGTAACTGTGGCAAATCAGGCTGTATTGAGACAGTCGCATCAGCCACGGGGGTCGTCAATCTCGCGCATTATTATCACCCACAACTTTCCGATCAGTCTCAATTATTACCATTGATAAACAATAAAAGTGTATCTGCAAAAGATGTATTTGATGCAGCGAAAAGTGGTGATCTGTTTAGTCTCCATATCGTTGAAAAAGTATCACAATACATCGCATATCTCGCAAGTATTTTAAGTGTAACTGCCAATCCAAAATATATCATTATTGGCGGGGGGATGTCAGAGGCAGGACATATATTGATTGAAAATATTAAAACAGCATACCAACAAATTGCTTTTACACCTGCACAAGAAGGAACTGAAATTTTACAGGCTCAACTTGGTAATGATGCAGGTATTGTGGGAGCTGCTGGATTAATTAAAACATATATATTAGAAAAGGAGTAG
- a CDS encoding YqgQ family protein, with translation METKLNTFYDVQQLLKKFGFIIYFDDKEDMLEMIEQELKSLFKHQLITREQFLQSRHIVNERRLNRL, from the coding sequence ATGGAAACAAAACTCAATACATTTTATGATGTACAACAACTTTTAAAGAAATTTGGTTTTATTATTTATTTCGATGACAAAGAAGATATGTTAGAGATGATTGAACAGGAACTCAAATCGCTTTTTAAGCATCAATTAATTACACGAGAACAATTTTTACAATCTCGCCATATCGTCAATGAGAGAAGGCTAAATCGTCTATGA